DNA sequence from the [Limnothrix rosea] IAM M-220 genome:
CATTTAATGGGCTATCGGTCTAATTGATTGGACTCTTGATCAACAGTAATGGGAGACTCAAGGGGCTACCAAACTCTCGTTTATCGTTCACCTTTCTTTAGGTATATTTTTGATTGTTCTAGATTCATTTCTAGGGAAATAATTGCCTTTTTTTGACAACATAAACTTGAGCTATGAGCTAGCATGTATAGAGGCTGCGATAGTGAAGGGGCAATCGTTACCCCGATCGGTTGCTAATTCTCTAAACCTTAAAAATACACTCTACAAATAGACAGCAAAGTTAAGAAAATATAAAACTAGCTGATTTAGGACATCTCTACTTTATCTATTGATATCTAATGTATGTTTGACAATCTACTGCCCCCTTTAAATGAGCATAATTTACCCTATCCCGACACCATTCATCCGATTGTGGTGCATTTTGTGATTGCGATGGTTTTATTCGCATTTTTTTGTGATGTGGTTGGTTATTTCACTGGTAACAAAAAGCTATACGAAGTGAGCTGGTGGAATATGTGTGTGGCGACGGTTTCGATCTTCATTGCTATTCTCTTCGGGCAAATTGAAGCGGGTTTGGCGATCGCCTACGATGCAGTTGCACCAATTTTAAATATCCACACTATTATTGGCTGGTCGCTATCGGGAATTATCGCAGCGATTACCGGGTGGCGATACGTGATTCGCTCCAAAACGCCGGACTCTTTACCCTCAGCATATCTCGGTATCAGCTTATTGCTCGTTTGCCTTGTCTTTTATCAAGTTATTCTTGGTGACAATTTAGTGTGGGTTTACGGCTTGCACACCACAGAAGTTGTCCAAGCAGCCAAAGATGGGCTGCTGTGATGTTTCTGGATTTTCTGCATCGCACTAATTTTGCATCGCACTAATTTACTGAAGCTATGTATTCTGACGCTATTCAACAATTAAACCTTGGAGCAAACGGTCTGCCCTACAGTTTGCCGCTCCATCCTAATCTGGTGCATCTCACCCTCGGACTGTTTATTATCGGCATTGCCTTTGATATTGTCGGTGTTTTTTATACCTTTGAACGACCTATTTTTAAGTACCTTGCGATCCCGGCAACTCGGTCAAATTTCTTTGATGTGGGTTGGTACAACATGGTGGCGGCTGCCATTATCACCTTTCCGACAGTAGCCGCTGGCTTCTATGAAATTTTGTTGGTCGATTCACCGCCGGAGATTAAAAGTGCTTGGAATCTTAGTGCGATTGACACAATGCTTTGGCATGGTGTGGGGGGGGTGTTGCTATTAACTCTAATCGTTGCCATGACGGTTTGGCGAGGCTTTCAGCGGTATGTGTGGCGTAATGACATGAGTCGTCAGGTGCAATGGTGGTATTTACTAGCGGGTCTGGTGATTATATTTATGATGTATGTCCACGGAACCTTAGGGGCACATCTTGCTGGTGAGTTTGGCGTTCACAATACGGCGGGTCATTTGCTGCGTCTTGGTGAAGATCCCAATGTGGTGTTGCGCTAGGAGGCAAGAAAGATTATGAAACCTAAAACAGTTATTTCCCTCGGTATTATGGCGATCGCCCTCGCGGTTTTGAGTTATTTCGTTGGGCAATGGTCGTATAGTTGGTTGCCGCCCCAAGCGTCAGCGGAATCGATTTTAGTCGATAAATTATTTAGTACTTTAGTGGCGATCGGGACATTTATTTTACTTGGTGTGACAGGGGTCATTACCTTTTCGATTTTGTTCCACCGGGCAGGACGCTACGATACCAGCGACG
Encoded proteins:
- a CDS encoding DUF2231 domain-containing protein, with product MYSDAIQQLNLGANGLPYSLPLHPNLVHLTLGLFIIGIAFDIVGVFYTFERPIFKYLAIPATRSNFFDVGWYNMVAAAIITFPTVAAGFYEILLVDSPPEIKSAWNLSAIDTMLWHGVGGVLLLTLIVAMTVWRGFQRYVWRNDMSRQVQWWYLLAGLVIIFMMYVHGTLGAHLAGEFGVHNTAGHLLRLGEDPNVVLR
- a CDS encoding DUF2231 domain-containing protein, translated to MFDNLLPPLNEHNLPYPDTIHPIVVHFVIAMVLFAFFCDVVGYFTGNKKLYEVSWWNMCVATVSIFIAILFGQIEAGLAIAYDAVAPILNIHTIIGWSLSGIIAAITGWRYVIRSKTPDSLPSAYLGISLLLVCLVFYQVILGDNLVWVYGLHTTEVVQAAKDGLL